The Arachis ipaensis cultivar K30076 chromosome B05, Araip1.1, whole genome shotgun sequence nucleotide sequence AACTTCAAtcttcttccatcttcttttctgATGAATGTGACAAACGaagcaagagagagaagagagagaagagagaaaaaaactTTCAAAGGAAGCAATGAATGATATTAAAACTAACTAATTTTCCACTTCCATTCCCCTATGCATAAAGTAATGTGGAGTCATTTAATGCAATCAAATCAATTTTGATTTTCCTTTTCAGTTACCAATGCATGagtttaattaaaatttgaattccataaTCTTATGGAAGTAGGTAACTGAACCAAGCATGCtccactactttctttcttctttcaatttcggaCCCATGATGATGTTGGGCCAAGGCAATTATAACTTGGGCTTTGTATCAGTTTCCTAGTCCAATTAGCTTTGCTGTGCCTTAAACCAATTCAGCCATTTATAACAACATTTTCTTTATCCAATGCTGATAGTTATTTGGACTTAAAACATGCTTTTGGCCCATCAAGAGAAATTTGCACAATGACAAACTCATCATACAAACAATTTGAAACCAaaattaaattaacaattttttaattaatatttttaataatgtttgatcatcacaataatttgaagttttccaaactcatcagtgGAGGTAATGCTAGCGTCAGGTCGTCATGGTGGGGCTCTAGCTCCGACTCAGACGCTGTATGATCGTCTTCATACTGATTGTCCATCATATGTTGATGTAGACTTTCAGGTCCCAGTAACGGCACCAATATTCCAAGGGTTACCTAAAACGGTAATTTGGGCCTGAATGTGAGGTTTAGACTCCTTCTGAGGCAACGTCCGACTTCTTCCGGTGTCGAGGTGCCGCTGTTCGAGTTCCTCGCGAGGAGGTgaggggtggtacctacaagagactccaatgcttaaatTAGTAAGGGCTttgagcaggtttttagtagattgggacTTGAATATACCTAAGAGGTATcattgtatttatagtagaatagatAACCACTTTTTGGAGTAGTTTCACCTTTGTTAATGAATAACTGTCCTTTTTATCTTGAGAATTTGTTGAGATCTACCTTTTAAATGAATAGAGATAGTAAGAGATATTTAAGAAGGTAGTTACTTATTCAGATAAGTAGGACCGGACCTCTCTTATCGTGTCCAACTTCTTATAAGGCCAAAGAGAACatcttttatttgatttaattacatatttttatttgTGGTGTAATTAAGTAtcctttaaatattattttttatttcgtttttacagaaaaaagaaaataaaagacaaatAACTCCCCTAATTTTTTGAACAACTAATCCATAAAActgaatatttaaattaattaaataagtaCCATTTctgttttatatataaattatcaaAGTTATCTTATACAACAAAAGTGATTCACATTTTAGTACTACTTAATTAATAATGCTGCCCACTTGCTAACCAATATGCTTAGCTTTTTGTATTATCGTATATCTTCTTTATGATATCAGGAACTTGATGATTAGCAGACATATCTAATATCACTTTTCATAGTGGATTATTTACGatatgataataataaaaatatatagaaTATAGATTCACTACTAGCATGCCTCATGAATTCAATTCGTTGGCTGATTTCATTTGTAATGGATGTCCTTGTAACATGTTATCGATATGCATACTCCACTTAACTCTTTCCTGTGGCCATTAATTTCATTCTCACACAGCAACTTGCGTGAAATTCTTTCAACCAATATTCCTGTAATGATTTTATCCTACATTTTAACCCAGTAACTTAGAAGTCTTATGATTGATCATTTTAAATCTTATCAGTATTATTGAAATTCGATGAATATTAATACACTTTATAAAAAATTCTAAATctcttatattttaaatttgaatcactaatataaaatttaataaatgaaGGGCTAAAATTTATTTAACTAACACGAATTGTAACACTCCTTACTTAATAAAGAGCGTTTAAGAATGAgacttggaattcttattattatggctaatttatcttatttcttcAACTTGAGAATGTAACAACCTAATTCATATAGAAAGATATGTTATACCTTATATTTAATGCATGCAGGTGGAGAGAATATGTGAGGCCATTGAAGATGCAGGGTTTGAAGCAAAGCTTATTGAAGAAGAATCAAATGATGAACACCCTTTTGAGATATGTAGAATACACATAAGGGGCATGACTTGCACTTCTTGCTCTTCAACTCTTGAATCAGCTCTTCAATCCCTTAGAGGTGTGCACAATGCTCAAGTTGCATTGGCAACTGAAGAAGCAGAAATTCACTATGATCCTAATATTGTAACCTATGATCAACTCAAAGAGGCTATAGAGGACACTGGATTTGAATCCATATTAATAAGCACGGGAGAGCACATAAGCAAAATACATCTTAAAGTTGATGGAATTAAGAATGAACAATCAATAAGTGCTATTCAGAAATCTCTTCAATCTCTTCCTGGAGTTGTAAACATTGACACATATATTGACATCAACAAAATTTCTGTAGCTTATAAACCTTACATAACAGGGCCTAGAACCTTCATTCAAGTCATAGAATCTGCAGGTTCTGGATGTTTCAAAGCGGAGATATTTCCGGCCGAAGAAGCAGGGAGGGAGACACATAGGAAGCAGGAGATTAAGCAGTACTTCAAATTCTTCATTTGGAGTTTGGTTTTCACCATTCCTGTGTTTCTAACATCAATGGTTCTTATGTATGTACCTGGAATTAAACATGTTCTTGATATCAAAGTTGTGAATATGCTTAAAGTTGGACAGTTATTGAGATGGGAATTGGCTACACCAGTGCAATTCATCATAGGAAGGAGATTCTACATTGGATCATATAGATCATTGAGAAAAGGCTCTGCCAATATGGATGTGTTGATTGCATTGGGAACCAATGCAGCATACTTGTATTCTGTTTATGTGGTGGCAAGAGCTGCATTCTCAAGAGATTTCAAAGGCAATGATTTCTTTGAGACAAGTTCTATGCTGATTTCGTTTATTCTGTTAGGGAAGTATTTAGAGGTGTTGGCCAAAGGGAAAACATCTCAGGCCATTGCTAAGCTTATTGACTTGACACCTGATACAGCAATCCTGTTGAATCAAGATGGTGAAGAACAGGTTGATAGCAGGTTGGTACAAAAGAATGATGTGATTAAAGTTGTTCCTGGCGCGAAAGTTGCTTCGGATGGAATTGTTATATGGGGCCAGAGCCATGTCAATGAGAGCATGATAACCGGAGAGGCAAGGCCGGTGGCAAAAAGGAAGGGTGACATGGTGATTGGAGGCACAGTGAATCAGAATGGAGTCTTGCATGTTAAGGTAACAAGGGTTGGATCAGAGAGTGCCCTGTCTCAGATTGTTCGACTAGTCGAATCTGCTCAGATGGCGAAAGCTCCAGTTCAGAAACTTGCTGATCACATTTCTAAGTACTTTGTTCCTCTTGTAAGCATTCTACTAACTACTAACCACTTTTAATTTTGATAATGTTCTCTAGTTGTGGactaatttcttcttttttctgtTTGTTGCAGGTCATTCTGCTTTCTTTTTCAACTTGGATTGCTTGGTATTTAGCAGGAAAGCTGCATGCATACCCAAAATCATGGATTCCATCTTCCATGAACAGCTTTGAGCTTGCCCTTCAGTTCGGGATATCGGTAATGGTCATTGCATGCCCTTGTGCTCTAGGCCTAGCCACTCCTACAGCTGTTATGGTTGGTACTGGAGTTGGTGCAACTCAAGGTGTGTTAATCAAAGGTGGACAAGCTCTAGAAAGTGCACATAAGGTTAGCATTGTTACTTTACTTTGGTTATCTCTTTTTACTTCACTCTCAAGTTTCATAATTTTGCAGGTGAATTGCATTGTGTTTGACAAGACAGGTACTCTCACAATTGGGAAGCCAGTGATTGTAACTACAAAGCTCTTCAAGAACATGTCAGTTCAAGATTTCTATGAACTTGTTGCAGCAGCAGAGGCAAGCCTTCTTCTACTACTAAACACTACACTTGTTTACCTTTGAAACAATGTCTCTAAACAATGGTTATGTTATTGTCAAAACTCAAAACTAATATAGGCGAATAGTGAACATCCCATAGCCAGGGCTATTGTTGAGCATGCCAAGAAGATCATCACAGAAGATGAACAGAATCATACCTGGCCAGAAGTGCGTGACTTTGTTTCGATATCAGGCCATGGAGTTAAGGCCATTGTTCAAAACAAGGAGATATTGGCTGGGAACAAAAAACTGATGATGGATCACAACATAGCCATTTCAGTGGATGCTGAAGAAGTTCTAGCAGAAGCTGAGAGATTAGCACAAACTGGGATTTTAGTATCCTTAGATGGAGAAATAGCTGGAGTCTTGGCTGTATCTGATCCATTGAAACCTGATGCAAAGGAAGTTATCTCAATTCTCAAGTCCATGAAGATCAAAAGCATCATGGTCACAGGTGATAACTGGGGTACTGCTAATTCCATAGCTAGACAAGCTGGTATTGAAACTGTTATGGCAGAAGCCCAACCTCACACTAAAGCTACTCAAGTAAAAGATTTGCAGGTACATACAAATTTCATCGTTTCTTAATTCTAACATATCATAATTTGATAGTTCCAACAAGGGTCAAAATGTTAATACTAAATTCATGTGATTAATTCAGAATTCTGGCTACACTGTGGCAATGGTGGGAGATGGAATCAATGACTCGCCAGCACTTGTGTCGGCCGATGTAGGAATGGCGATTGGTGCTGGCACAGACATAGCTATTGAGGCAGCAGACATAGTTTTGATGAGAAGCAACTTGGAGGACATAGTAATAGCCATAGACCTTGCAAAGAAAACCTTCAACCGAATTCGCCTCAACTACATTTGGGCACTTGGTTACAACCTCTTATCAATCCCAATTGCTGCAGGCATACTTTACCCTTCCACTAGATTCAGATTGCCACCATGGATTGCTGGGGCTGCAATGGCTGCCTCTTCTATCAGTGTTGTTTGCTCCTCCCTCTTGTTGAAGAATTACAAGAGACCAAACAAGCTAAACAAATTGGACTTAAATGGTATAAAGATTGAGTGACAAAAC carries:
- the LOC107643069 gene encoding probable copper-transporting ATPase HMA5, with translation MMGRKFESWDCINSFKCCGNLSPQPHYPSMTTYPKGMSPEGSEAKAVLSVMGMTCAACAGSVEKSIKRLPGILEAAVDVLNDKAQVLYYPSMVNVERICEAIEDAGFEAKLIEEESNDEHPFEICRIHIRGMTCTSCSSTLESALQSLRGVHNAQVALATEEAEIHYDPNIVTYDQLKEAIEDTGFESILISTGEHISKIHLKVDGIKNEQSISAIQKSLQSLPGVVNIDTYIDINKISVAYKPYITGPRTFIQVIESAGSGCFKAEIFPAEEAGRETHRKQEIKQYFKFFIWSLVFTIPVFLTSMVLMYVPGIKHVLDIKVVNMLKVGQLLRWELATPVQFIIGRRFYIGSYRSLRKGSANMDVLIALGTNAAYLYSVYVVARAAFSRDFKGNDFFETSSMLISFILLGKYLEVLAKGKTSQAIAKLIDLTPDTAILLNQDGEEQVDSRLVQKNDVIKVVPGAKVASDGIVIWGQSHVNESMITGEARPVAKRKGDMVIGGTVNQNGVLHVKVTRVGSESALSQIVRLVESAQMAKAPVQKLADHISKYFVPLVILLSFSTWIAWYLAGKLHAYPKSWIPSSMNSFELALQFGISVMVIACPCALGLATPTAVMVGTGVGATQGVLIKGGQALESAHKVNCIVFDKTGTLTIGKPVIVTTKLFKNMSVQDFYELVAAAEANSEHPIARAIVEHAKKIITEDEQNHTWPEVRDFVSISGHGVKAIVQNKEILAGNKKLMMDHNIAISVDAEEVLAEAERLAQTGILVSLDGEIAGVLAVSDPLKPDAKEVISILKSMKIKSIMVTGDNWGTANSIARQAGIETVMAEAQPHTKATQVKDLQNSGYTVAMVGDGINDSPALVSADVGMAIGAGTDIAIEAADIVLMRSNLEDIVIAIDLAKKTFNRIRLNYIWALGYNLLSIPIAAGILYPSTRFRLPPWIAGAAMAASSISVVCSSLLLKNYKRPNKLNKLDLNGIKIE